Proteins encoded by one window of Rutidosis leptorrhynchoides isolate AG116_Rl617_1_P2 chromosome 7, CSIRO_AGI_Rlap_v1, whole genome shotgun sequence:
- the LOC139857909 gene encoding uncharacterized protein, whose translation MASTCINNITYSPETFPACSPPHSKWRLTVTGEMPQQKSSDTNNLSDLPEKPDLESSDIGDFEFRLSDPVTMLPADELFFDGKLFPLHFPVVRHEPISTSIVTTSSEVSSLDPPEPRRIINGVSVVDAFLYSPKAPKCSSKWKELLNLKKLYQNSNNKTTSSPSTGNGNRSGATKSIKQFLNRSSKSSNDSSVNLPLLNDTDNEPPLVTSRHSLSSSSSGHDQEDIPRLSLDSDKQLKVNMMTNPNPGNPPRVRLVKTRTLSNDGSVPVRSVSIDSPRMNSSGKIVFHSLDRSSSSPSTFNGGPRFKYKGMERSYSANVRITPVLNVPIYSKSGNVFGLPLFSSSSALSHKQDGTSGSNRGSNRTQQIHIKSKTDRS comes from the coding sequence ATGGCTTCCACTTGCATTAATAACATCACATATTCGCCGGAAACTTTTCCAGCCTGTTCTCCGCCACACTCCAAATGGCGTCTCACAGTCACCGGAGAAATGCCTCAACAAAAATCTTCCGATACAAACAACCTCTCAGATCTACCGGAGAAACCAGATCTAGAGAGTTCCGATATCGGTGATTTTGAGTTCCGACTATCAGATCCAGTCACCATGCTTCCGGCTGACGAACTCTTCTTCGACGGTAAACTATTTCCGCTCCATTTTCCGGTTGTACGTCACGAACCTATCTCTACTTCTATCGTTACCACTTCTTCGGAAGTTAGTTCGTTAGATCCGCCGGAACCTCGCCGGATTATCAACGGCGTATCCGTTGTTGATGCATTTTTATACTCTCCTAAAGCGCCGAAATGTTCAAGTAAATGGAAAGAGCTTttaaatttgaaaaaactttatcAAAACAGCAACAACAAAACGACGTCATCACCGTCTACCGGTAACGGTAATCGTAGCGGAGCTACTAAATCAATCAAACAGTTTCTCAACCGAAGCTCAAAATCGTCAAACGATTCGTCAGTTAACCTTCCGTTACTTAACGACACAGATAACGAACCTCCGTTAGTGACGTCACGTCACTCTTTATCGTCATCTTCATCAGGTCACGATCAGGAAGATATACCACGTTTATCTCTAGATTCTGATAAGCAATTGAAAGTAAACATGATGACAAACCCTAACCCTGGCAATCCTCCGCGGGTGAGGTTGGTGAAAACGAGAACATTATCAAATGACGGCTCAGTACCTGTACGTAGTGTATCTATAGACAGTCCTCGAATGAATTCATCTGGAAAAATAGTTTTCCACAGCTTAGATCGGAGTTCTAGTAGTCCTAGCACCTTTAATGGCGGTCCTAGATTCAAATATAAAGGAATGGAGAGATCGTATTCTGCTAACGTTAGAATAACTCCGGTTTTAAACGTTCCGATTTATTCAAAATCAGGCAATGTGTTCGGCCTTCCGTTATTTTCTTCATCATCTGCATTATCTCATAAGCAGGACGGTACGAGTGGTAGCAATAGAGGATCAAATAGGACTCAGCAGATTCATATCAAGAGTAAGACCGATCGATCATAG